The sequence TCAACTTGTTCTGGCACGAACCGGCAATGGAGACAACGAGGGAAATCGAAGCATTCTTATAGGTATATCCGTTGAAAATTGTGACATTGAATTATAGAAGTGTTCACTGGCTCTGGATTGATGAAATACTAGTTTCCTCTTTCAAGAATGCCGCGGAATGGAGGAGACTGTGacatgattgcaaaaatttCTGTCTCATCGTCTTCAATTCTATTGAATCCAAGCAAGAAACAGAAGGCATTGCATACTTATGGTATTACATGGTAAAAACCAATGTAAGcagtactaaaaaaaaaaaaaaattaaaacctcGGTTTAATTACCGCATTTTAGTTTGTATAATCATATTCTTGCTGATTGTCTTGAAGACAGAGACAAAGGAATGTAACAGGGACAATATTCTAATTGTGGCAAACAACTGGAATGGCGAAGAAAGAAATGTGTGTTTATAATTCAGCTAACCTTCTAAGAATGCTAAACACATGTTATGACACCATGGGAAATCGATGGGTTAATTTCGTTGCACTTGTTATGTTTCTAAATATTTCCGAGTAAAATGACCAACTAATTATTAATGACAGAGGACTGACGGAGGAGGATCATTCCAAGCACATGCTATGCTCAATGGAAGACTATTTTGTGGATGTGATAATGTTCATGTTTCTGCAGTAAAATTTTCATACCGTGAACTTCTCTAATGTTTCGGTGCAttgtttgattgattaattaattaattaacaacttTTGATTCTTTTTGCAGCATGGATCTACTTCTGGTGCTGAGATCATTTACTGAAGATAAAAATCATAGGTCCAAtaaatcttttttgttttttcttttactgtCTAACAGTGAATTTCAATGAGAAGTCTAAATCAAACGATGTTGCTTTTTCATTTAACTCTTATCATCCAATGCTTAATTagtcccttttttttctctctataaACGTATGAAACTAAACACTCATTCCGTGTGTTTCACGTTCATTTTCtaatgaatataataataaaagaggtCTTTCTtgcaagaaaacaaattaataccaTGGCATTGAAGGCATGCACACTAATttattagcatttttttttcccttttgattTGCAttggtttgtttatatatatatatatatatatatatatatatatatatatataattgttcatTCACTCATACTTCAATACAAAAAAGATGATGTTCTTCTTGAGATTTCCTTCAATGAAGAACATGGTTGTCTTACTCATTTTGATGGCCCTGTTTGGCATTTCATCTCTCAAAGTGGATTGCAAGGTAGAGAATtttcttctctgttttcatGTCTGAATTCTCTGAAGCATTAACATTCTATACATATTCTATACATTTGGTTGATGTAGGTTCTTGATAGCTGTTCTTCAGACAGCAATTGTGGCAATGGATACTGGTGTTCTTCCTGCCCTGCAGGCTTCTCTGGATCACGTTGTGTTCGGTCTGCAACAACAAACCAATTCCAGTTAATTGTAATTTCCTCAAACAGAGTAACTCTGGttcaatttcatatttgttgttttttctgCAGTAAAATGATTTTCAGTTGCATGCTTTGTGGTTCAATGATTTTAGCAGTATCTCtgtgatttattttgatttttggcaGCCTTTGTTTCCTTAATTCTTGTTAATGTTTCCATGAATTAATGTTTATGCAGATAATCATCAATTCATAGTATCGGTTATTATGCAATGATGTTTAACAgccatgttaatttttattacaattaatACTACAATGAAATTCACCAAAATTCTCATCAAAATTCAactgatcaattttttttctgcAGTAAAATTTTCAGATTGTATGTTCTGCAGCGGATAATTCTGACAAAAATTTTGTGATACTTTACAGAACAACTCATTACCTTTCAATAAATATGCATATCTAACGACGCACAATTCTTATGCTATCGAGGGCGAACCATCGCACACCGGAGTTCCAAGAGTTACTTTCAATAACCAAGAAGACACTGTCACTCAACAGCTAAATGTTAGTTTCCGATTTCTTGATTTAATTACGATGTCGATAAAAATTAGAAGCTAAGTTCTTATGTATTTCATTGACAGAATGGAGTCAGAGCTTTAATGTTGGACACATATGACTTCGATAACGATGTTTGGTTATGCCATTCGACAGGAGGAAAATGCTATGACATAACTGCATTTGTGAGTTTCAGTCCTGAATGAATTTCAGTTTACATGTCTCGGCATTTTAAGAATGAAGTATTGGTTTGGCAGGAACCAGCAATTGACACGATGAAGGAAATCGAAACATTCTTATCGGCAAATCCATCAGAAATTGTGACATTGATCTTAGAAGACTATGTTAGTACTCCAAATGGATTGACAAAAGTGTTCAATGAGTCTGGATTAATGAAATACTGGTTTCCTCTTTCAAGTATGCCTCAGAATGGACAAAATTGGCCTCTTGTCAGTGACATGGTTGCGAAAAATCATCGTCTAATTGTCTTCACATCAATTAAATCAAAGCAAGAAACCGAAGGCATCGCGTATCAATGGAATTTCATGGTAGAAAATCAATGTAAGCAGAAACTTTTTCAGTTAATTACATTCTTGAACTACTAATGACATTTTAGCTGATACAATCATGTCATGATCGAAGACGGCGACGGAGGAATGAATGCAGGACAATGCTCGAACCGAGCTGAATCTTCGGCTCTTAATGATGAAACAAAAGCTCTGGTTCTAGTGAATTATTTTCCGTCAATGCCGAATAAATACGGAGCATGTGTTGATAATTCAGATGAACTTCTAAACATGTTAAAAACATGTTATGGAGCAGCAGGAAACCGATGGGCTAATTTCGTCGCAGTCGATTACTATAAGGTATGTTAATAtgtacatttttgtttttttttttttaattttctttgttatttgcaTTAAAGAAGTAAgtttatatacaaaaaatacgaaaaatttaACTATGCAGAGGAGTGATGGAGGAGGATCATTTCAAGCTGATGACATGCTAAATGGAAGATTGTTATGTGGATGTGATGATGTTCATGCTTGTGCTGTAAGATCTTCAAACtctaaccaaaaaaaaagaaaaaaatttatgtgataTTTTGACATATCATTTTACATTAAAAACTTtagaaaataagtttttaattaacagcaagtttgttttggattttaattttgCAGAAAGGATCAAGTTCTGGTGCATGTACATTTCCATGAGATCagttttatgttaattttttatgaaacagTACTGAACTTATTATAATGTTAATTATAAGCTAATCATGCTGAAAACAAGGAAGATAACATGATGATTGGAACTTTTAGAaagacatgcatgcatggatggtattcattaaataattaagtactaattatttaattaggaGCATGATTTCATGCACTAATTAAGGGATTGGTCTTAATTGGGGGAACAAAAGTGAGCCCAAGAAAGAGTGTTTCTTTATTCAATTTACTACTAATCATCCAGCTGGGTTTTATGtgcattattatttaataataattataataaaaacataaaaaatgtaaaataaaaaattaaacatctatatcaagaataaatgtCGGTAATGAAAATGATATCTAATTAGTCggcataaataacaaaatttttatagtaAAAAGTTAGAAGCTAAACTA comes from Dioscorea cayenensis subsp. rotundata cultivar TDr96_F1 chromosome 15, TDr96_F1_v2_PseudoChromosome.rev07_lg8_w22 25.fasta, whole genome shotgun sequence and encodes:
- the LOC120277969 gene encoding PI-PLC X domain-containing protein At5g67130 — protein: MMFFLRFPSMKNMVVLLILMALFGISSLKVDCKVLDSCSSDSNCGNGYWCSSCPAGFSGSRCVRSATTNQFQLINNSLPFNKYAYLTTHNSYAIEGEPSHTGVPRVTFNNQEDTVTQQLNNGVRALMLDTYDFDNDVWLCHSTGGKCYDITAFEPAIDTMKEIETFLSANPSEIVTLILEDYVSTPNGLTKVFNESGLMKYWFPLSSMPQNGQNWPLVSDMVAKNHRLIVFTSIKSKQETEGIAYQWNFMVENQYGDGGMNAGQCSNRAESSALNDETKALVLVNYFPSMPNKYGACVDNSDELLNMLKTCYGAAGNRWANFVAVDYYKRSDGGGSFQADDMLNGRLLCGCDDVHACAKGSSSGACTFP